Proteins co-encoded in one Leptospiraceae bacterium genomic window:
- a CDS encoding amphi-Trp domain-containing protein — protein sequence MSKEKKELECKMVGSVSEVNTQLKLLLDAFSEGNIVIADGEDVVRLSPAGSVSLEIDTNVKSEKEKYILRYLGKNLSL from the coding sequence ATGTCAAAAGAAAAAAAAGAGTTAGAGTGCAAAATGGTTGGTTCAGTAAGTGAAGTGAATACTCAATTAAAACTTCTTTTAGATGCATTTTCAGAAGGCAATATCGTGATTGCTGACGGCGAGGATGTAGTTCGATTGTCGCCTGCTGGTTCTGTATCTCTCGAAATAGATACAAATGTAAAGAGCGAAAAAGAAAAATATATATTGAGATATCTTGGAAAAAACCTAAGCCTGTAG